A genomic stretch from Deltaproteobacteria bacterium includes:
- a CDS encoding FG-GAP repeat protein — protein MKSSFGVFRSCLIIIAFFAVPQTFADIYESVPDWVRIGDGGDFGKSVAMVGDVNGDGYDDLLIGAETKKVDVEDEGEVYLFFGSATGPTIAFAWSARGGELRTFFGSSVAGAGDVNGDGFADIVLGAKGDSDLGHLTTGEIRLYTGSVEGPGSTATSTLFGMTQGSWFGSSVAGAGDVDGDGFDDVVVGAPFDSSMKGKNGAAYIYRGFEGGLLGVPTVLTHPTPLGDFGYSVAGAGDVNGDGYADVIVGQPEYDGSGVQGGAVHIYFGSADVSGDAPDWSFTSDQGRQAKFADCVRSAGDVNGDGFDDILVGAWRYHVEGQPRGAAFLFLGSEDGPSTEPDWIGYPTNFGPDYGISDSFYGLSLDSAGDVDGDGLDDVIVGSAGWASAAHPEVFGGIFLYRGSEHGLKTTPELIVEPPDQPWHEFGRAVAGAGDMNGDGLVDIVGGTPYHNDGDVTHGAVAVYFGAESDDDDDGDDDEDDDDDAGGSGGSGDDEVADVDVGDEESDDSLRAQDDDSCGCGC, from the coding sequence ATGAAATCCTCATTTGGCGTTTTTCGGTCGTGTCTCATCATCATCGCCTTTTTCGCCGTTCCCCAAACTTTCGCCGACATTTACGAAAGTGTGCCGGACTGGGTTCGAATTGGAGACGGCGGGGACTTCGGGAAAAGCGTCGCGATGGTCGGGGACGTCAACGGCGACGGATATGACGACCTGCTCATCGGCGCGGAAACGAAGAAGGTCGACGTGGAGGACGAGGGGGAGGTGTATCTCTTTTTCGGGTCCGCGACCGGACCCACGATCGCGTTCGCGTGGTCCGCGCGGGGCGGCGAACTGCGAACATTCTTCGGTAGCTCCGTAGCCGGCGCGGGCGATGTGAATGGGGACGGTTTCGCCGATATCGTCCTCGGCGCGAAAGGTGACTCCGATCTTGGCCATCTCACGACCGGGGAGATTCGGCTGTACACCGGTTCGGTGGAAGGCCCGGGTTCGACGGCAACGAGCACGTTGTTCGGAATGACCCAAGGCTCTTGGTTCGGTTCGTCCGTCGCGGGGGCGGGAGATGTCGACGGCGACGGATTCGACGATGTGGTGGTCGGCGCACCCTTCGACAGCTCCATGAAGGGGAAGAATGGCGCCGCGTACATCTACCGCGGATTCGAAGGCGGTCTCCTCGGTGTGCCGACCGTCCTGACACATCCGACGCCGTTGGGTGACTTCGGGTATTCGGTTGCGGGAGCGGGGGATGTGAACGGAGACGGGTATGCGGATGTCATCGTCGGACAACCAGAATATGACGGTTCCGGCGTCCAGGGTGGCGCGGTTCACATCTATTTCGGATCCGCCGACGTTTCGGGCGACGCTCCGGATTGGAGTTTTACTTCCGACCAGGGCCGCCAAGCCAAATTTGCCGATTGCGTGAGGAGCGCCGGCGATGTGAACGGCGACGGTTTCGACGATATCCTCGTCGGCGCGTGGAGATATCATGTGGAAGGTCAACCACGGGGCGCGGCGTTTCTCTTCCTCGGGTCCGAGGACGGGCCTTCGACCGAGCCCGATTGGATCGGTTATCCGACGAACTTCGGCCCCGATTACGGGATTTCCGACAGTTTCTATGGCTTGTCCTTGGACTCCGCTGGCGATGTGGACGGGGACGGACTCGATGACGTGATCGTCGGTTCCGCGGGTTGGGCCTCGGCGGCGCATCCCGAGGTCTTTGGCGGCATCTTTTTGTATCGAGGCTCGGAACACGGATTAAAAACCACTCCGGAACTCATCGTCGAACCGCCCGACCAACCCTGGCACGAATTCGGGCGCGCGGTCGCCGGCGCGGGCGACATGAACGGGGACGGGCTTGTGGATATCGTCGGCGGCACCCCGTATCACAACGATGGGGACGTCACCCACGGGGCCGTTGCGGTGTATTTCGGCGCGGAAAGCGACGACGACGATGACGGCGATGACGACGAGGACGACGACGACGATGCGGGTGGTAGCGGCGGCTCCGGCGACGACGAGGTTGCCGATGTGGACGTCGGAGACGAAGAGTCCGACGATTCGCTCCGCGCGCAGGACGACGATTCCTGCGGTTGCGGTTGCTGA
- a CDS encoding pentapeptide repeat-containing protein, producing MTDLQKQLLESIAKSTKRTMSLLYVQLSLCLYVCVMLAGNGARGYLGAGKDVRLPIIDFPIHFRAFSAIGPWMVVATALCLFFELRRLYRWFGDLSKTRCETARDWSVVVEPSIFSALVLDREMKSTDRLVLSVLTGSVIWLVPVFTVWLFAWEFSALHRFASSAYHALVVVVMTAAAFASGARSDVWVDTQKPRTKALVYILRAVMALVPIDLAAGYMFAAARGEFTPYAEGRFASFFTRVSEPLNLEAERAGFETLDRGAKPEAGSVRTTSEAGAGTPRFIGIDLSSAELQSADFRGADLRGVDFAGSDLTGAMLEGADLRDAVFTRRQINVSDGPFDRLGQRLSPEFRRRKTRADAASARCSESEGESAKNRSGVGRTLNVPATLDGARLANAVASNARFGCARLAGAKMRRIDLTGASLNRSDLAGATLVEAVLRDANLRKADLTCANLDDAELTGADLVGARLDRTSLRVRDFAVRGSESVWGPCAPAFSPDVDAALLRALGESDVHDALIDDRAIASLVPSWSAHAGRAWRVTLRDRCWTATPRAPGAANLCDGPDSATP from the coding sequence ATGACCGACCTTCAGAAGCAACTGCTCGAATCGATCGCGAAATCCACGAAACGCACGATGTCGCTGCTCTACGTCCAACTCAGCCTTTGCCTGTACGTGTGCGTCATGCTGGCGGGCAACGGCGCGCGCGGGTATCTCGGCGCGGGCAAGGACGTGCGCCTGCCGATCATCGACTTCCCCATTCACTTCCGCGCGTTTTCGGCTATCGGGCCGTGGATGGTCGTCGCCACCGCCCTTTGCCTGTTCTTCGAGCTGCGACGCCTGTACCGCTGGTTCGGCGATTTGTCCAAAACGCGCTGCGAGACCGCGCGCGACTGGAGCGTGGTCGTCGAACCGTCGATCTTCAGCGCGCTCGTGCTGGACCGCGAAATGAAAAGCACCGACCGGCTCGTGCTGTCCGTGCTGACGGGCTCGGTGATCTGGCTGGTGCCGGTTTTCACCGTGTGGCTCTTCGCGTGGGAGTTCTCGGCGCTGCATCGCTTCGCGTCGTCGGCCTATCACGCACTCGTGGTCGTCGTGATGACGGCCGCGGCGTTCGCTTCCGGCGCGCGGAGCGATGTCTGGGTGGACACGCAGAAGCCCCGCACGAAGGCCCTCGTCTACATCCTGCGCGCGGTGATGGCGCTCGTGCCGATCGATCTCGCGGCCGGTTACATGTTTGCCGCCGCGCGCGGCGAGTTCACGCCGTATGCGGAGGGCCGCTTCGCGTCCTTCTTCACACGCGTCAGCGAGCCGCTCAATCTGGAGGCGGAACGTGCCGGCTTTGAGACGCTGGATCGCGGCGCCAAACCCGAGGCCGGTTCCGTGCGGACGACTTCGGAAGCGGGCGCGGGGACACCGCGTTTCATCGGAATTGATCTGTCGTCCGCCGAGCTCCAGTCCGCCGATTTCCGGGGTGCTGATCTGCGCGGCGTGGACTTCGCGGGTTCCGATCTGACGGGTGCGATGCTGGAAGGCGCGGATCTGCGCGACGCGGTGTTCACGCGCCGACAAATCAACGTCTCGGACGGACCCTTCGACCGGTTGGGCCAGCGGCTGAGTCCCGAGTTTCGACGCCGGAAGACTCGTGCAGACGCCGCGAGCGCCCGGTGTTCCGAGTCGGAAGGTGAATCCGCAAAAAATCGGTCGGGCGTCGGGCGGACTTTGAATGTTCCTGCGACACTGGACGGCGCGCGCCTCGCAAACGCCGTCGCCTCGAACGCGCGTTTCGGCTGCGCTCGGCTCGCCGGGGCGAAGATGCGCCGCATCGACCTGACCGGCGCGAGCCTCAATCGGTCGGATCTTGCCGGTGCGACGCTCGTCGAAGCCGTCCTTCGCGACGCGAATCTGCGAAAGGCCGACCTGACCTGCGCGAACCTCGACGACGCCGAGCTGACGGGCGCGGATCTCGTCGGCGCTCGTCTCGATCGAACGTCGCTGCGCGTCCGTGATTTCGCGGTCCGGGGGAGTGAATCGGTCTGGGGGCCGTGCGCTCCGGCGTTCTCGCCCGACGTCGACGCCGCGCTCCTGCGAGCGCTCGGCGAGTCCGACGTCCACGACGCGCTCATCGATGATCGAGCGATCGCGAGCCTCGTCCCATCGTGGAGCGCTCACGCGGGACGCGCGTGGCGGGTGACACTGCGGGACCGATGCTGGACGGCGACGCCGAGGGCCCCCGGCGCGGCGAACCTTTGCGACGGGCCGGACTCGGCGACCCCGTAA